A segment of the Sphingomicrobium flavum genome:
CGGCAATCTCCCCCAATTCATAAAGCATGTGCCGCTTGAACGGGTCGGAGACGCGGCTCTGGATGAAGGTGATGGCGACCAGGCGCTCGCCCTTCGTCACCTCGGTCACTTCATGCAGCGCGTTGGAGGGATAGACGATGGCTTCGCCGGGCTTGAGCTTGAAGTCGATGCTGGCTTCACCCAGCCAGACGCGCAGCGCGCCGCCCTCATATTCGTCGGGATCGTTGAGGAAGACGGTGCAGGAGAGATCCGAGCGCACGATGCCCTTGGGCAATTGCAGATAGGCCGCATCGCCATGCGTGCCATATTTCATGCCCTTTTGATATTTGGCCATCAGTGGCGGTGCGAGCGCGGTGGCGAAGGTGAATTCCATGAATTCAGGACTGCGCAGCATGGCATCGCGCACCATGGCGGAGGATTGTTCATAAGCCTGCGCGTCGTGCAGCTGCAGATTCTGCTTTGCCGTATTGGCGGGATTGGTGATCTTGCCATCGACAAAGGGCGCCTTGGCGGCGATCTGGCGCAGCTGCGCGATTTCGGCAGGCTCGAGCAGTGGAAGGATCCTGTACATGGCCAAGACCCTTGCCGTCAGTCGCGCGCCAAGGCAAGGCGTGGCGCATGATCGATCCTGAATTGCGCGAACGATTGCAGGCCTGGGGCGTGCGCTGGCTTATCGGCGGTTTCATTGTCTGGTTCTTCATCTGGATGTATCCCCAATATGGCGCCATCATCTGGATCGTCGGCGGGGTGGCCTTTGGCAGCCTGGCCGCGATGATCGCGGCGCATTACCTCTTGAGGAAGAAAAAATGAGCGCGGTGGAGACGCATTATTGGCAGGCGTCCGACGGGATCGAGCTGTCATGGCGCGCCATGGGCGAGGCCGCTGCGCGCCCGGTGATCCTGGTGCACGGCCTGTTTTCGGACGCCAACACCAACTGGATAAAATATGGCCATGCCGGCCAGCTGGCGGAGGCGGGCTTTCGCGTCATCATGCCCGATCTACGCGCGCATGGCCTGTCGGAGCGGTCGCACAATCCCGATCATTATCCCGATGGCGTGCTGGGCCGCGACCTGGTGGAGCTGGTCGAGCGCCTCAGCCTTGGCGATGGCGAATATGATCTTGGCGGCTTTTCGCTGGGTGCGCGCACCACGGTGCAGGGGGTGGGCCGGGGATTGAAGCCGCGCCGTGCCATTCTGTCGGGCATGGGACTGCAGGGGCTGACCGGATGGGACCGGCGCCAGGCCTTTTTCATCGAGGCGATCGACAATTTCGATACGGTCAAGCGCGGCGATCCGCATTTCCTGGCGGCAAGCTTCATGAAGACGATGGGGATCGATCGTATCGCGGCGCGGCTACTGCTGCCCAGCTTCACCGATGCCAAGGCGCAATGGCTGGATGAATTCACCATGCCGACCGCCATCATCTGCGGGACCGAGGACCAGGATAACGGGTCGGCCGAGGCGCTGGTCGATGCTCTGCCCGATGCCGAATATTTGCCCATTCCCGGCACGCATATGTCGAGCGTGACGACGAAGGATCTGGGCGCGGCGCTGGTCGCCTTCCTCAGCCGCGCCTAGCCAGCGCCGATCCCAGCAAGGCCGAGCGGGCGGCCATCGCCTCGAGCCAGGAGAGCGCCTCGGCGATGGGCGCGGCCTCGTAGCGGCGGACTTCTTCCAGATGCTGGGCGCGCAGTTCGGGGCTGTAGGCATGCTCGCTCGCCTTGGAATAGCGGCTGATGAGCGGACCGGCGGCGATAGCTTGGCATTGCGCTTCATCGGCATCGGCGCCGAGCGCCTGTCCCAACCGGTGCAGCACTTCAGGCAGTTGCTTCAGCGCCTGGTCGAATTCGAGCCAGATGGGCTGCAGGTCGGCACGCGCGCCCGCGGCATGTTCGAGCGTCATCATCTCGCAGGCCCAGGTTTCGGCGGCCAGCAGCGCATCGCCGCGCCTTTCGATGGGATCGCCAATGGCGAGCCCCATCGCTTCCATGCGCTGGCGACGGTGGGGGGCCATGATGCGGATTTCCTGCGGGGAATTGGGGCCGGCGAGGATCGTCTCGATATAGCGGCGTGGTTCGGAATAGAGCAGGATCGCGCGGCTGCCTTGACCGGGCAGGGTGTCGGCGAGGACCGAGGCGAAACTGGTCGCCTTGACGAGCGCGCGCTGACCGGGCGCGAAAGTGCGCGACAACAGACGGCGCACCGTCGGCAGGCGCTCGCTGCGATGAGGCTCGCCCAGCAAGGCGACATCGCGCAGCAATTGCGGTTCGCGGATCGACAATATGCCGTCCAACTCTCCCAACATACGCGCGATCAGGGTCGAGCCGACATGGCCGATATGAAAGAGATAGGCCGCGTCATCGCGCTCGACCAGGCTTGCCGCCTCCTGCGCCAGGGCCCAAGAGGCGATGCTGAAGGGCTTGCCGTCAACGAACATGCGATCGTCGAGAAAGCTGGCGTCGCGATAGGTGGCGGCGTCCATCTCGGTAAAGCGGGCCAGCATGCGATTGGGTTCGTGCGACTGGAGGAGCCAGCGCGCGTCACGGGCGATGACCGAAGCTGTTGGGGTCTCGTTCATGATCGCCGCCTTAGCCTTGCCGCGCGTGCTTCGCCAGTCGGGGCTGCGGCGGGCCCAGTTGATTTCGGGTGGGAAAGGTCACATTGTCCGCCGCGCAGAATGAAGGCGCTCGCCGCGTGTCATTTCAGGAGAGTATCACCGTGAAAATTCGTATTACCGCTGTCTCGCTGGCCGCCCTGGCCATGGCAAGCTTTTCGCCCGCTTATTCGGCCCAGATGGATCATCCGCTCAGCGCCGAAGGCGCCAAGGCCTTCGTCGAGGAAGTCGAGGCCGAAATGCTCGAGCTGTCCGACATTGGCGGGCGCGCCCAGTGGGTCAATTCGACCTATATCAATGAGGATACCGACAAGCTGGCAGCCTATTTCGGCACGATCTTCACCGAAAAGGGCGTCGAATATGCCACCAAGGCCGCCAAATATGCCGAAGTGGACGGATTGGATGCCGACACGCGGCGCAAGCTCAACATCATGCGCGGCGGGTTGACGCTGGCGGCGCCGACGACGCCGGGCGCGGCGAAGGAACTCAATGACATCGCCACCAGCCTCCAGTCGCAATATGGCAAGGGCAAGGCCACGCTCAACGGCGAGGACGTGCCCGGTAACGATGCCGAAGCCTTGATGGGCACGATTCGCGATCCCGAGCAATTGAAGCAGCTGTGGCAGAGCTGGCATGACAATGTCGGCGCGCCGATGAAGGATGACTATGCGCGCATGGTGGCGATCGCCAATGCCGGCGCGAAGGAGCTGGGCTATGACGATACGGGCGCGATGTGGCGCTCCAATTACGACATGAGCCCCGAAGAGTTTTCGGCCATGTACGACCGGCTGTGGAGCGAGGTCGAGCCGCTTTACAAGGACCTGCACTGCTATGTCCGCAGCGGACTGAATGCCTATTATGGCGACGCGGTGCAGAGCGACGAGGGCTATATCCGCGCCGACCTGCTCGGCAACATGTGGGCGCAGGGCTGGGGCAATGTCTATGAGCTGGTGGCTCCCGAAGGTGCCGGCGATATCGGCTATGACCTGACCGAACTGCTCGTGGCAAACAATGTCGACCCGGTGGGCATCGCCCGCATTTCCGAGCGTTTCTATACCTCGATGGGTCTCGACCCGCTGCCCGCCAGCTTCTGGGAAAAGTCCCAGATCGTGCGCCCCGAAGGCCGCGAAGTGGTGTGCCATGCATCGGCCTGGAACCTCGATAATGTGGACGATCTGCGCATCAAGATGTGCACCAAGGTGAATGCCGACGATTTCGTCACCATGCACCACGAACTCGGCCACAATTATTATCAGCGGGCCTATAACAAGCAGCCCTATCTCTATTTGAATGGCGCCAATGATGGTTTCCATGAAGCCATCGGCGATTTCGTCGCGCTGTCGGTGACGCCGCAATATCTGGTGCAGGTCGGCCTGCTCGATGAAAGCCGGGTGCCGAGCGAGGACAAGGATATCGGCCTGCTGCTCAACCAGGCGATGGACAAGGTCGCATTCCTGCCCTTCGGCCTGTTGGTCGACAAGTGGCGCTGGGGCGTCTTCGACGGTTCGATCGCGCCCGAAAACTACAACCAGGCCTGGGTCGAGCTGAAGCAGCAATATCAGGGCGTGACTCCGCCGGTGGTGCGCGGTGCCGACGCCTTCGATCCGGGTGCCAAATATCACATCCCGGGCAACACCCCTTATGCGCGCTACTTCCTGGCGCACATTTTGCAGTTCCAATTCTACAAGGCAGCCTGCGAGACTGCCGGGTGGGAAGGGCCGCTGCACCGCTGCAGCTTCTATGGCAATGAAGAAGTGGGTCAGAAACTGAATGCGATGCTCGAAATGGGCGCGTCCAAGCCCTGGCCCGATGCGCTCGAGGCGTTCACCGGCACGCGGGAAATGTCGGCCGATGCGATGGTCGATTATTTCGCACCGCTGCAGGCGTGGATGAAGGAGCAGAATGCGGGCAAGGATTGCGGGTGGCCCGAAGCCTAGATCC
Coding sequences within it:
- a CDS encoding alpha/beta fold hydrolase, with product MSAVETHYWQASDGIELSWRAMGEAAARPVILVHGLFSDANTNWIKYGHAGQLAEAGFRVIMPDLRAHGLSERSHNPDHYPDGVLGRDLVELVERLSLGDGEYDLGGFSLGARTTVQGVGRGLKPRRAILSGMGLQGLTGWDRRQAFFIEAIDNFDTVKRGDPHFLAASFMKTMGIDRIAARLLLPSFTDAKAQWLDEFTMPTAIICGTEDQDNGSAEALVDALPDAEYLPIPGTHMSSVTTKDLGAALVAFLSRA
- a CDS encoding M2 family metallopeptidase, whose amino-acid sequence is MKIRITAVSLAALAMASFSPAYSAQMDHPLSAEGAKAFVEEVEAEMLELSDIGGRAQWVNSTYINEDTDKLAAYFGTIFTEKGVEYATKAAKYAEVDGLDADTRRKLNIMRGGLTLAAPTTPGAAKELNDIATSLQSQYGKGKATLNGEDVPGNDAEALMGTIRDPEQLKQLWQSWHDNVGAPMKDDYARMVAIANAGAKELGYDDTGAMWRSNYDMSPEEFSAMYDRLWSEVEPLYKDLHCYVRSGLNAYYGDAVQSDEGYIRADLLGNMWAQGWGNVYELVAPEGAGDIGYDLTELLVANNVDPVGIARISERFYTSMGLDPLPASFWEKSQIVRPEGREVVCHASAWNLDNVDDLRIKMCTKVNADDFVTMHHELGHNYYQRAYNKQPYLYLNGANDGFHEAIGDFVALSVTPQYLVQVGLLDESRVPSEDKDIGLLLNQAMDKVAFLPFGLLVDKWRWGVFDGSIAPENYNQAWVELKQQYQGVTPPVVRGADAFDPGAKYHIPGNTPYARYFLAHILQFQFYKAACETAGWEGPLHRCSFYGNEEVGQKLNAMLEMGASKPWPDALEAFTGTREMSADAMVDYFAPLQAWMKEQNAGKDCGWPEA
- a CDS encoding Fe2+-dependent dioxygenase; translation: MYRILPLLEPAEIAQLRQIAAKAPFVDGKITNPANTAKQNLQLHDAQAYEQSSAMVRDAMLRSPEFMEFTFATALAPPLMAKYQKGMKYGTHGDAAYLQLPKGIVRSDLSCTVFLNDPDEYEGGALRVWLGEASIDFKLKPGEAIVYPSNALHEVTEVTKGERLVAITFIQSRVSDPFKRHMLYELGEIAALEGNKMEEENHMKLRFVRESLYRYWSASGD